One segment of Amycolatopsis alba DSM 44262 DNA contains the following:
- a CDS encoding DUF6912 family protein: MRVYLPGTIAMLRDLETAGEFRARSGTGFALTPALRESYASGSDEELEYAALLDAARASLRLIAAEEKPEPRRVVISADIDEVTQRPDLDAAVVRLAGPVKIAEVAAIHVDAAEAAESVLAAAAVIDQADLGDPDAEFTLGDAEDHELAWYAPQELPFLLELL; encoded by the coding sequence GTGAGGGTTTATCTTCCAGGGACGATCGCGATGCTGCGCGACCTCGAAACCGCCGGTGAGTTCCGGGCGCGCAGCGGTACGGGCTTCGCGCTGACCCCGGCGCTGCGGGAGTCCTACGCCAGCGGGTCCGACGAAGAACTCGAGTACGCCGCGCTGCTCGACGCCGCCAGGGCGTCGCTCCGGCTGATCGCGGCCGAGGAGAAGCCCGAGCCGCGGCGGGTGGTGATCTCCGCCGACATCGACGAGGTCACCCAGCGCCCGGATCTCGACGCCGCCGTGGTCCGGCTGGCCGGGCCGGTGAAGATCGCCGAAGTCGCCGCGATCCACGTCGACGCGGCCGAGGCCGCCGAGTCCGTGCTGGCCGCCGCCGCGGTGATCGACCAGGCCGACCTCGGCGACCCGGACGCCGAATTCACCCTCGGCGACGCCGAAGACCACGAACTCGCCTGGTACGCGCCCCAGGAGCTGCCTTTCTTGCTGGAACTCCTGTAG
- a CDS encoding NAD-dependent epimerase/dehydratase family protein has translation MRVMVIGATGVLGRPLVRRLLAEGHEVNGLARGEDRVAAVRATGAKPVAGSLFDVDSLAGALNGHDAVVNVATRIPDARHAMKASGWAENDRLRAEGSRTLAAAARRVGELGIVVQEGISFVYADGGDEELDEDAPLAPYGHIASSTVAHANIAELADEGRTAIRLRIGLLVSDDPMTTMMLTAARRGSPLIIGRRTDWTAAIHPDDAAAGAIAALRAPSGVYNLAADPVRKRELGEAMAVAAGVRRARALPKWLANRVGSMAVLARSQRVVSARLTEATGWRPERPVPGPSWF, from the coding sequence ATGCGGGTGATGGTGATCGGGGCGACCGGGGTGCTGGGACGGCCGCTGGTGCGGCGTCTGCTGGCCGAGGGCCACGAGGTGAACGGGCTGGCCCGCGGCGAGGACCGGGTCGCGGCCGTGCGCGCGACCGGCGCGAAACCGGTGGCGGGTTCGCTGTTCGACGTCGATTCCCTGGCCGGGGCGCTGAACGGGCACGACGCGGTGGTGAACGTCGCGACCCGGATCCCGGACGCGCGCCACGCGATGAAAGCGTCCGGCTGGGCGGAGAACGACCGCCTTCGGGCCGAAGGCAGTCGGACGCTCGCGGCCGCCGCGCGCCGGGTCGGTGAGCTGGGAATCGTGGTGCAGGAAGGGATTTCGTTCGTCTACGCCGACGGCGGCGACGAAGAACTGGACGAGGACGCGCCGCTCGCGCCGTACGGCCACATCGCGTCTTCGACGGTGGCGCACGCGAACATCGCGGAGCTGGCCGACGAGGGACGCACCGCGATCCGGCTGCGGATCGGGCTGCTGGTCTCCGACGACCCGATGACCACGATGATGCTGACGGCCGCGCGGCGTGGTTCGCCGCTGATCATCGGCCGCCGGACCGACTGGACCGCGGCGATCCATCCGGACGACGCGGCGGCGGGCGCGATCGCGGCGCTGCGGGCGCCGAGCGGCGTCTACAACCTGGCCGCGGATCCGGTGCGGAAGCGGGAACTCGGCGAAGCGATGGCCGTCGCGGCCGGTGTCCGGCGGGCGCGCGCGCTGCCGAAGTGGCTGGCGAATCGGGTGGGATCGATGGCGGTGCTGGCGCGTTCGCAGCGCGTCGTCTCGGCCCGGCTCACCGAGGCGACCGGATGGCGCCCCGAACGCCCGGTTCCGGGCCCTTCCTGGTTCTGA
- a CDS encoding alpha/beta family hydrolase — protein MTTLEIDTAYGPARAELHCAEEGVAVLMLGHGAGGGIGAKDLVAVTRAAQAAGVHVALVEQPYRVAGRRAPAPATQLDTAWLTVADEISERFDDLPIVFGGRSSGARVACRTAAAGQAVAVLCLAFPEHPPGKPEKTRQGELDAVEVPTLVVQGERDPFGLPKAGPHHEIVVLKGDHNLSADLDGVSRAAAEWLERVLRPLA, from the coding sequence ATGACGACACTGGAGATCGACACCGCCTACGGCCCCGCTCGGGCCGAGCTGCACTGTGCCGAGGAGGGCGTCGCCGTGCTGATGCTCGGCCACGGCGCGGGCGGCGGGATCGGCGCGAAGGACCTGGTCGCGGTCACGCGGGCGGCGCAGGCGGCCGGGGTGCACGTCGCGCTCGTCGAACAGCCGTACCGGGTGGCGGGCCGCCGGGCCCCCGCCCCCGCCACGCAACTCGACACCGCCTGGCTCACCGTGGCCGATGAGATCTCCGAGCGTTTCGACGATCTCCCGATCGTGTTCGGCGGCCGCTCCTCCGGGGCCCGCGTCGCCTGCCGGACCGCCGCGGCGGGGCAGGCGGTGGCGGTGCTCTGCCTGGCCTTCCCCGAGCACCCGCCGGGTAAGCCGGAGAAGACCCGGCAGGGTGAACTGGACGCCGTCGAGGTCCCGACACTGGTCGTCCAGGGCGAACGCGACCCGTTCGGCCTGCCCAAAGCGGGGCCGCATCACGAGATCGTGGTGCTCAAGGGCGACCACAATCTGAGCGCCGACCTCGACGGCGTGTCACGCGCGGCCGCCGAGTGGCTCGAGCGCGTGCTGCGGCCGCTCGCCTGA
- a CDS encoding SOS response-associated peptidase, translating to MCGRYAATKDPAALIDEFAAVDLTEGRIRADHNVAPTKDVPTVVQRHPRDADGAVLEDEPTVRSLRMMRWGLVPFWAKDPGVGSKMINTRAETAKEKPSFKKAVSARRCLVPADGWYEWRRDGKEKQPFFMTGPGDGSLAFAGIWETWRPKDDRDADPLITFSVLTTDSVGRLADIHHRMPLLMPREKWDTWLDPDLPDVTDLLVPPPADLVDTIELRPVSSLVNSVRNNGPQLLDRVEPVVESALFDAPNS from the coding sequence ATGTGCGGGCGCTATGCCGCCACCAAGGACCCCGCGGCGCTGATCGACGAGTTCGCCGCGGTCGACCTGACCGAGGGCCGGATCCGGGCCGATCACAACGTGGCGCCGACCAAGGACGTCCCCACCGTGGTGCAGCGCCATCCGCGGGACGCCGACGGCGCGGTGCTCGAAGACGAGCCCACCGTCCGGTCGCTGCGGATGATGCGCTGGGGCCTGGTCCCGTTCTGGGCGAAAGACCCCGGAGTGGGTTCGAAGATGATCAACACGCGCGCCGAGACCGCCAAGGAGAAGCCGTCCTTCAAGAAGGCGGTCTCCGCACGGCGTTGCCTGGTCCCGGCCGACGGCTGGTACGAGTGGCGGCGCGACGGCAAGGAGAAGCAGCCCTTCTTCATGACCGGCCCCGGCGACGGGTCGCTCGCGTTCGCCGGCATCTGGGAGACATGGCGGCCGAAGGACGACAGGGACGCGGACCCGCTGATCACCTTTTCGGTGCTCACCACGGATTCGGTCGGCAGGCTCGCCGACATCCACCACCGCATGCCGCTGCTGATGCCGCGTGAGAAGTGGGACACCTGGCTCGACCCCGACCTGCCCGACGTCACCGACCTGCTCGTCCCGCCTCCGGCGGACCTGGTCGACACGATCGAGCTGCGGCCGGTGTCCAGCCTGGTCAACAGCGTCCGCAACAACGGCCCCCAGCTGCTGGACAGGGTCGAGCCCGTCGTCGAAAGCGCGCTCTTCGACGCGCCGAACTCATGA
- the rsgA gene encoding ribosome small subunit-dependent GTPase A, which produces MAGKDWRKLDESDVRIRPGKGTRPRSKRRPEHADASTAMVIGKDRGRWTCAIDSDPERVVTAMRAREMGRVSVVVGDTVGIVGDVSGKPDTLARIIRVEERSSVLRRTADDTDPFERVVVANAEQLLIVTALADPQPRTGFIDRCLVACYAGGLEPVLCLTKADLASPDELLAGYAGLDIPAVVTRHDEFPDELLGRLKDRVTALVGHSGVGKSTLVNRLVPDAGLATGVVSAVGKGRHTSVAAVALPLPDGGWVVDTPGIRSFGLAHVTADDIVLAFEEFAAAAEECPSGCGHLGPPSDPDCALDDVVTEGHASMDRLDSLRRLLGSRAGHDDDR; this is translated from the coding sequence TTGGCTGGCAAGGACTGGCGCAAGCTGGACGAATCCGATGTGCGGATCCGTCCCGGCAAGGGCACCAGGCCGCGCAGCAAACGTCGTCCCGAGCACGCGGACGCCTCCACCGCGATGGTCATCGGGAAGGACCGCGGCCGCTGGACCTGCGCGATCGACTCGGATCCGGAGCGGGTCGTCACCGCGATGCGGGCCCGTGAGATGGGCCGGGTCTCGGTGGTCGTCGGCGACACCGTCGGCATCGTCGGCGACGTGAGCGGCAAGCCCGACACCCTCGCCCGGATCATCCGGGTGGAGGAACGCTCCAGTGTGCTCCGCCGGACAGCGGACGACACCGATCCCTTCGAACGGGTGGTCGTCGCCAACGCCGAGCAGCTGCTGATCGTGACCGCGCTGGCCGATCCCCAGCCACGCACCGGCTTCATCGACCGCTGCCTCGTCGCCTGCTACGCGGGTGGCCTCGAGCCGGTCCTCTGCCTGACGAAGGCCGACCTCGCGAGCCCGGACGAACTCCTCGCCGGTTACGCGGGCCTCGACATCCCCGCCGTGGTCACCCGGCACGACGAGTTCCCGGACGAACTCCTCGGACGGCTCAAGGACCGGGTCACCGCGCTGGTCGGGCATTCGGGGGTCGGGAAGTCCACTTTGGTCAACCGGCTGGTGCCCGACGCCGGGCTGGCGACCGGCGTGGTCAGCGCCGTCGGCAAGGGCAGGCACACGTCGGTCGCGGCGGTCGCGCTCCCGCTGCCCGACGGCGGCTGGGTGGTCGACACGCCGGGTATCCGTTCGTTCGGGCTGGCGCACGTGACCGCCGACGACATCGTGCTCGCGTTCGAGGAGTTCGCCGCGGCGGCCGAGGAGTGCCCCTCCGGTTGCGGCCACCTCGGACCGCCTTCGGACCCGGATTGCGCGCTCGACGACGTGGTCACCGAGGGTCACGCAAGCATGGACCGTTTGGACTCTTTGCGAAGGCTCTTGGGCTCCCGAGCTGGACATGACGACGATCGGTAA